In one window of Caballeronia sp. TF1N1 DNA:
- a CDS encoding DUF3325 domain-containing protein yields MTQGIALLVCVVSFAFLALAMERHQETLFGRELSRGQSRAFRTAGWCGLVLALRYLVGGEGWALGLVSFSGCTSLAAGIVYGALILLERREVRG; encoded by the coding sequence GTGACGCAGGGAATCGCCTTGCTGGTCTGCGTCGTGTCATTCGCGTTTCTTGCGCTGGCAATGGAGCGGCATCAAGAGACCCTCTTCGGACGCGAGCTGTCACGCGGTCAGTCGCGCGCGTTTCGCACCGCCGGATGGTGCGGCCTCGTGCTCGCGCTTCGATACCTCGTCGGCGGCGAAGGCTGGGCGCTCGGACTCGTGAGCTTTAGCGGATGCACGAGTCTTGCCGCAGGCATCGTATATGGCGCGCTCATCTTGCTTGAGCGACGCGAGGTTCGTGGATGA
- a CDS encoding DUF3649 domain-containing protein produces MTGLITNRIARVGPLVSRIVCAMFGGYALAALTSVAALALPMSKPQAVLTGMLASFVVYVCAVIWVFAVRSATRAWFGCLIVSIPLLIAAWSV; encoded by the coding sequence ATGACTGGTTTGATTACCAACCGAATTGCCCGCGTGGGGCCGCTCGTATCGCGCATCGTCTGCGCGATGTTCGGCGGTTACGCGCTTGCCGCCCTGACGAGCGTCGCCGCGCTCGCGCTGCCGATGAGCAAGCCACAAGCGGTGCTCACCGGCATGCTGGCAAGTTTCGTCGTCTACGTATGCGCGGTGATCTGGGTCTTCGCGGTGCGGAGCGCAACGCGCGCATGGTTCGGATGCCTTATCGTATCGATACCGCTCCTGATCGCGGCGTGGTCGGTATGA
- a CDS encoding PepSY-associated TM helix domain-containing protein: MPYRIDTAPDRGVVGMKADVKPRGIRQSMSDLHTWAGLLVGWILYAMFLTGTVSYFKDEISQWMRPEVAHQKVLPDAASAAERVAATLGTIAAGSSQWSFDLPNDRSSVMGSFWRTPGAAQGRRTFSEASFDPATGQKVTTRETLGGDFFYRFHFQFYYMPALWGRWIAGFCAMFMLVAIVSGVITHKKIFIDFFTFRWGKGQRSWLDAHNALSVFGLPFHLMITYTGLVTLMAMYMPFGASAAFKTPAERQQMTAQLSAFIQPGKPDGTKVPLAPIAPMVREAEARWGRENAGRVTITNPGDGAARVAVSRGDAVRVSMSPQYLLFDGVTGKLIDVKDSVGAAAETRGVLYALHLGRFSGLQLRWLYFIVSLAGTAMVGTGLVMWTVKRRQKLLDPTRPYFGFWLVERLNIVSIAGLSIAMTGYLWANRLLPVSMHDRAEAEINLFFAIWAATLPWVFARPAKRAWIELLWLAAALLALLPVLNAFTTQRPFWRSVAEGDWVFAGFDLMMWAFAALHAALAIRTARHTPRVKPARTVDERKVTMKETEEEST, translated from the coding sequence ATGCCTTATCGTATCGATACCGCTCCTGATCGCGGCGTGGTCGGTATGAAGGCAGACGTCAAACCGCGCGGCATCCGCCAGAGCATGTCGGACCTGCATACATGGGCCGGTCTGCTCGTCGGATGGATTCTCTATGCCATGTTTCTCACCGGCACGGTCAGTTACTTCAAGGACGAGATCTCGCAGTGGATGCGCCCGGAAGTCGCGCATCAAAAGGTCTTGCCCGACGCGGCATCCGCTGCCGAACGCGTCGCCGCGACGCTTGGCACCATCGCTGCGGGAAGCTCGCAATGGAGCTTCGACTTGCCGAACGATCGCAGCAGCGTGATGGGATCGTTCTGGCGCACGCCGGGCGCGGCGCAGGGCCGGCGCACGTTTTCGGAAGCGAGCTTCGATCCTGCAACCGGCCAGAAAGTGACTACGCGCGAGACGCTCGGCGGTGACTTCTTCTATCGCTTTCATTTCCAGTTTTACTACATGCCCGCGCTGTGGGGACGCTGGATTGCAGGCTTCTGCGCGATGTTCATGCTGGTCGCAATCGTAAGCGGCGTCATCACGCACAAAAAGATTTTCATCGACTTCTTTACGTTTCGATGGGGCAAGGGACAACGCTCATGGCTCGACGCGCACAATGCGCTGTCGGTGTTCGGCCTGCCGTTCCACTTGATGATCACCTACACCGGTCTCGTTACGTTGATGGCGATGTACATGCCGTTCGGCGCATCGGCCGCATTCAAGACGCCCGCGGAACGCCAGCAGATGACGGCGCAACTGAGCGCATTCATTCAACCGGGCAAGCCCGATGGAACGAAGGTTCCGCTCGCGCCCATCGCTCCGATGGTGCGCGAAGCCGAAGCGCGCTGGGGCCGGGAAAATGCGGGACGAGTGACGATCACGAATCCGGGCGACGGCGCGGCACGCGTGGCCGTATCGCGTGGCGATGCGGTGCGTGTATCGATGAGTCCGCAGTATCTTCTCTTCGATGGCGTGACGGGCAAACTCATCGACGTGAAGGACAGCGTGGGCGCAGCCGCCGAAACGCGCGGTGTGCTCTATGCGTTGCATCTCGGGCGCTTCAGCGGTCTGCAACTGCGCTGGCTGTATTTCATCGTCAGTCTCGCGGGCACGGCGATGGTCGGCACCGGCCTCGTCATGTGGACGGTCAAACGCCGTCAAAAGCTGCTCGATCCGACGCGGCCGTACTTCGGCTTCTGGCTCGTCGAGCGGCTGAATATCGTGAGCATTGCGGGACTTTCCATCGCCATGACCGGATATCTGTGGGCGAATCGACTATTGCCCGTGTCGATGCACGACCGCGCCGAAGCGGAGATCAACCTGTTCTTTGCCATCTGGGCGGCAACGTTGCCGTGGGTGTTCGCGCGGCCCGCGAAGCGCGCGTGGATAGAACTGCTTTGGCTTGCGGCTGCCTTGCTCGCGCTCTTGCCGGTGCTCAATGCCTTCACGACGCAAAGGCCGTTCTGGCGCAGTGTCGCGGAAGGCGATTGGGTGTTCGCCGGATTCGATCTGATGATGTGGGCGTTCGCCGCGTTGCATGCCGCATTGGCGATACGCACAGCACGTCACACGCCGCGCGTGAAGCCCGCGAGAACCGTCGACGAGCGCAAGGTGACGATGAAGGAAACCGAGGAGGAAAGCACGTGA
- a CDS encoding TonB-dependent receptor yields MLLVTAVARGQTAAGNVTDTALTPVFVTANPLGSNQLMSPSSALDGDALALRRGDSLGETLNGLPGVSTTTYGPMVGRPIIRGMDGDRIRILQNGVAAFDASSLSYDHAVPQDPLSVERVEIVRGPAALLYGGNAIGGVVNTIDNRIPREPIKGVSGQADASYGGANDARAGAALVEGGNGQFAFHVDAFDRETSKERVPGFTHSDRQRALDGPDAQEPYGSIPNSDGRWHGGAVGTSYTWADGYAGVSYNGYEANYGSVAEDDVRLRMHQDHVTAASEIRNLQGPFSQLKFNFGYTDYEHKEIDDGETGTTFRNHGYEARIEARHKKIGPFDGAIGVQLSQNTFSALGDEALVPTSQPTSAALFGLEEWAVNDALTLSVGARYEHVKIDPTAGGNEKFASAMSRDFNAGSVSAGALFKLNPIWSVVGNLAYTERAPTYYELFANGPHDATGQYLIGNQDAQKEKAVSTDVSLRFASGPNKGSAGVFYSRFRNYLTEFNTGRLVNDDDTPVAPGTDDALDEAVYRGVRAEFYGIELDGKWRVLDQGAHRLDVEVVADYTHARNVDTGEALPRISPLRTTLALDYGYGPYGARAEMVHAWAQHRVPENDLPTGSYTTLGLTLTYKFRVGPTDWLAYVRGQNLTNQEVRYASSVVRDIAPEGGRSVMIGLRTAF; encoded by the coding sequence ATGCTGCTGGTCACCGCCGTGGCACGCGGCCAGACGGCCGCCGGCAACGTAACGGACACCGCGCTCACGCCGGTATTCGTCACGGCGAATCCGCTTGGATCGAACCAGTTGATGTCGCCATCCAGCGCGCTCGACGGCGACGCCCTCGCTCTGCGACGCGGCGATTCGCTCGGCGAGACGCTCAACGGTCTGCCCGGCGTCTCCACGACGACTTACGGTCCGATGGTCGGCCGGCCGATCATCCGTGGCATGGACGGCGACCGCATCCGCATATTGCAAAACGGCGTCGCGGCCTTCGATGCGTCGTCGCTCTCGTACGATCACGCCGTCCCGCAAGATCCGCTTTCAGTGGAGCGCGTCGAGATCGTGCGCGGACCGGCGGCGCTGCTATACGGCGGCAACGCGATAGGCGGCGTGGTGAACACCATCGACAACCGCATTCCGCGCGAGCCGATCAAAGGCGTCTCCGGTCAGGCCGATGCCAGCTATGGCGGCGCCAACGATGCGCGCGCGGGCGCGGCGCTCGTGGAAGGCGGCAACGGGCAGTTCGCGTTTCACGTCGATGCCTTCGACCGCGAAACCAGCAAGGAGCGCGTCCCCGGCTTTACGCACTCGGATCGCCAGCGCGCGCTCGACGGACCGGACGCGCAAGAGCCCTACGGCAGCATCCCGAATAGCGACGGGCGCTGGCACGGCGGCGCGGTCGGCACGTCCTACACCTGGGCCGACGGATATGCGGGTGTGAGCTACAACGGCTACGAAGCGAACTACGGATCGGTCGCCGAAGACGATGTGCGTCTGCGCATGCATCAGGATCACGTGACGGCGGCATCGGAGATACGCAATCTGCAAGGACCGTTCAGCCAGCTCAAGTTCAACTTCGGCTATACCGATTACGAACACAAGGAGATCGACGACGGCGAAACCGGCACGACCTTTCGTAACCACGGCTACGAGGCGCGCATCGAGGCGCGTCACAAGAAAATCGGTCCGTTCGATGGCGCCATCGGCGTGCAGTTGAGTCAAAACACATTTTCCGCGCTCGGCGACGAAGCGCTCGTGCCGACATCGCAGCCGACGAGCGCCGCGCTCTTCGGACTCGAGGAATGGGCCGTCAACGACGCGCTCACGCTCAGCGTCGGGGCACGCTACGAGCATGTGAAGATCGACCCGACGGCGGGCGGCAACGAGAAATTCGCATCGGCGATGTCGCGTGATTTCAACGCGGGAAGCGTGTCCGCGGGCGCGTTGTTCAAGCTGAATCCGATCTGGTCCGTGGTCGGCAATCTCGCCTACACCGAGCGCGCGCCGACTTACTACGAACTCTTTGCCAACGGTCCGCACGATGCCACCGGTCAGTACCTGATCGGCAATCAGGACGCGCAGAAGGAAAAGGCCGTGTCCACCGACGTGTCCTTGCGCTTCGCGAGCGGTCCCAACAAAGGCAGCGCGGGCGTGTTCTACAGCCGCTTTCGCAACTATCTGACCGAGTTCAACACGGGCCGTCTCGTCAACGACGACGACACGCCCGTGGCGCCGGGCACCGACGACGCGCTCGACGAAGCGGTTTATCGCGGCGTGCGCGCGGAGTTTTACGGCATCGAACTGGATGGCAAATGGCGCGTGCTCGATCAAGGCGCGCATCGGCTCGATGTGGAAGTCGTCGCCGATTACACGCATGCCCGTAATGTCGATACTGGCGAAGCCTTGCCGCGCATCTCGCCGTTGCGCACGACGCTCGCGCTCGACTACGGCTACGGTCCTTACGGCGCGCGCGCGGAAATGGTTCACGCGTGGGCGCAGCATCGCGTGCCGGAGAACGATCTGCCGACGGGAAGCTACACGACGCTCGGGCTCACGCTCACGTACAAGTTCCGCGTCGGACCAACGGACTGGCTCGCTTACGTGCGCGGACAGAACCTGACGAATCAGGAAGTGCGTTACGCGAGTTCGGTCGTAAGGGACATCGCGCCTGAAGGCGGTCGCAGCGTGATGATCGGATTACGCACGGCGTTTTGA
- a CDS encoding porin produces the protein MKTITSRAVSALGITAIALACHTAFAQSSVTLYGVADVGVRYLTNANANNDGKVFMTNGAITNSRIGLKGTEDLGGGLKAIFRLESGVELQNGQYSDSQREFNRAAYVGLSNQYGTLTLGRQKTPLFDMLGDTYDPLTVGNYFENAWLPVALGAGLYADNAVKYNGTFAGLTVAAMYSFGTNYTSTGAGGFSGQVPGHMGAGNMYGFTASYAVGPLAIGGGYQQNSDNASNKQKIWNANAVYTIGQAKLYVGYLHSTDDTGFVDSTLSQRDLVSGVDILKGSGRRDDGPFAGITYQVTPALLLTGAFYYDHMKNAAIGGGEVGSGNRYTGVAVAEYALSKRTEVYGTVDFNKVTGAGFVELPGRSNQTGVSIGLRNIF, from the coding sequence ATGAAGACGATCACATCGCGTGCCGTATCCGCCCTTGGCATCACGGCCATTGCACTCGCCTGTCACACCGCATTCGCGCAAAGTTCGGTCACGCTGTACGGCGTCGCCGACGTCGGCGTGCGCTATCTCACCAACGCCAATGCCAACAACGACGGCAAGGTGTTCATGACCAACGGCGCAATCACCAATAGCCGGATCGGCTTGAAAGGCACCGAAGATCTCGGCGGCGGTCTCAAGGCGATTTTCCGTTTGGAAAGCGGCGTCGAATTGCAGAACGGCCAGTACTCGGATAGCCAGCGCGAGTTCAATCGCGCGGCGTATGTCGGTCTGTCGAACCAGTACGGCACGCTCACGCTCGGCCGCCAGAAGACGCCGCTTTTCGACATGCTGGGCGATACCTACGACCCGCTCACGGTCGGCAACTACTTCGAGAATGCGTGGTTGCCGGTCGCGCTCGGCGCCGGTCTCTACGCGGATAACGCGGTGAAGTACAACGGCACGTTCGCGGGCCTGACGGTCGCGGCGATGTACTCGTTCGGCACCAACTACACGTCGACGGGCGCGGGCGGCTTCTCGGGCCAGGTGCCGGGTCACATGGGCGCGGGCAACATGTACGGCTTCACGGCTTCGTATGCCGTGGGGCCGCTTGCCATCGGCGGCGGCTACCAGCAGAACAGCGACAACGCAAGCAACAAGCAGAAGATCTGGAACGCCAACGCGGTCTATACCATCGGTCAGGCAAAGCTCTACGTCGGCTATTTGCATTCGACCGATGACACCGGTTTCGTCGATAGCACGCTGTCGCAGCGCGATCTCGTGTCGGGCGTGGATATCCTCAAAGGCTCGGGTCGTCGCGACGATGGGCCCTTCGCCGGCATCACCTATCAAGTGACGCCCGCGCTCTTGCTCACCGGCGCGTTTTACTACGACCACATGAAGAATGCGGCGATCGGCGGTGGAGAAGTCGGCAGCGGCAATCGCTATACGGGCGTGGCGGTCGCGGAATACGCGTTGTCCAAGCGCACCGAAGTCTACGGCACGGTGGACTTCAACAAGGTAACGGGCGCGGGCTTCGTGGAACTGCCGGGACGCTCGAATCAAACGGGCGTTTCCATCGGGCTGCGCAATATTTTCTAA